In a single window of the Salmo trutta chromosome 21, fSalTru1.1, whole genome shotgun sequence genome:
- the LOC115157051 gene encoding dnaJ homolog subfamily B member 6: MVEYYHILGVLRNASQEDIKKAYRKLALKWHPDKNPENKEEAEKKFKELSEAYEVLSDANKRNMYDRYGKAGLTTNSGGGVGHYHNGDHFNEGFTFRNPEDVFREFFGGRDPFADFFGGDPFGDEFFGGGRRHHRGVSRSRTGGPFFGGFGGFPPFGAGFTAFDPGFTSFGHMGHMGHMGPMGHMSHMGHLGGGGGHGGFTAFSSTSFGGGGGGGGMGNFRSVSTSTKFINGRKITTKRIVENGQERVEVEEDGQLRSLTVNGAKPIATVQAVQQEECRQTVTAHSSSAHASRSPVPRPPHHHVKTSSHRPTPDREEGRSPASVHSENKRKKPMPEPTEDAKKRKT; the protein is encoded by the exons ATGGTGGAATATTATCACATTTTAGGAGTCCTAAGAAATGCTTCTCAAGAAGACATAAAAAAAGC GTACAGAAAATTGGCACTAAAATGGCATCCTGACAAAAACCCAGAAAATAAGGAAGAGGCAGAGAAAAAGTTCAAAGAACTTTCTGAGGCCTATGAGGTTCTGTCAGATG CCAACAAGAGGAACATGTATGATCGCTATGGTAAAGCAGGCCTAACAACAAACAGTGGAGGAGGTG TTGGACATTACCACAATGGTGATCACTTCAACGAAGGGTTCACGTTCCGCAATCCTGAAGATGTCTTCAGAGAGTTCTTTGGCGGTCGAGATCCTTTTGCGGATTTCTTTG GAGGGGATCCGTTTGGGGATGAGTTCTTCGGTGGAGGGAGGAGGCACCACAGGGGAGTGAGCAGGAGTCGAACGGGGGGACCCTTCTTCGGGGGATTCGGTGGCTTCCCACCGTTTGGTGCAGGCTTCACAGCGTTTGACCCAG GCTTTACCTCTTTCGGACACATGGGTCACATGGGTCATATGGGTCCTATGGGCCATATGAGTCACATGGGTcatctgggaggaggaggaggccatGGGGGCTTCACtgccttctcctccacctcctttgGCGGCGGGGGTGGAGGCGGCGGGATGGGCAACTTCCGCTCTGTATCAACCTCCACCAAATTCATCAACGGCAGGAAAATCACAACAAAAAG AATTGTGGAGAATGGACAGGAACGCGTAGAGGTGGAAGAAGACGGACAGTTAAGATCACTAACCGTCAATG GGGCAAAGCCTATTGCCACAGTTCAAGCAGTCCAACAGGAGGAGTGCAGACAAACTGTTACTGCACACTCCTCCAGTGCACATGCCTCCCGGTCCCCTGTTCCCcgtcctcctcatcatcatgtaAAGACTTCCTCCCACAGGCCCActccagacagagaggagggaaggagccCAGCTTCAG TACACAGTGAAAACAAGAGGAAGAAACCCATGCCTGAGCCCACAGAGGATGCCAAAAAGAGAAAAACATGA